In Massilistercora timonensis, the following are encoded in one genomic region:
- a CDS encoding LysM peptidoglycan-binding domain-containing protein, translating to MERQFPKNVRQIGNVCDEPKIYVEDYVDTYLNQLRMKAMDMPVGAVFTGEIQRVEEQDVVYISGAMQMKELEIKGTDILVGQEVWEQAEKEREEYFPELKIVGWCLVETGHPMGLSRSVNKIHGKKFGTENTVFIWKDAAEADELLYAYKYGELMQMGGYYIYYEKNPAMQNYMISTRKKIGVTPSEVVEDRAAKNFRSAVKEQMEQREIRQSSRFVYVMSVLLVVIVLAIGISTMNNFDKMEAVQDSIETLSQSVGGQEQMEEAVSEAEEKSAPEEQEEAVEEVGQKEEELPQAAIEAGLGEEDFYTVEKGDTLDSISIKIYGDASHVEAICKMNGLSNGNLIFIGQKLLLP from the coding sequence ATGGAAAGACAATTTCCGAAAAACGTCCGCCAGATAGGGAATGTTTGCGACGAGCCCAAGATATATGTAGAAGACTATGTGGACACCTATCTGAACCAGCTGCGGATGAAAGCGATGGACATGCCTGTGGGGGCGGTGTTCACAGGAGAGATCCAACGGGTAGAAGAACAGGATGTGGTCTACATATCCGGCGCGATGCAGATGAAAGAACTGGAAATCAAAGGAACAGACATCCTGGTGGGACAAGAAGTCTGGGAGCAGGCAGAGAAAGAGCGGGAAGAGTATTTTCCAGAACTGAAGATCGTAGGGTGGTGCCTGGTGGAGACGGGACATCCCATGGGGCTTAGCCGAAGTGTCAACAAGATCCATGGGAAAAAGTTTGGGACAGAAAATACCGTTTTTATCTGGAAAGATGCCGCAGAGGCGGACGAACTGCTCTATGCGTACAAATACGGTGAGCTAATGCAAATGGGAGGATATTATATTTATTATGAAAAGAATCCTGCCATGCAGAACTATATGATCAGCACGCGAAAAAAGATTGGCGTTACACCCAGTGAAGTGGTTGAGGATCGAGCTGCAAAGAATTTTCGTAGTGCAGTAAAGGAGCAGATGGAGCAGCGGGAAATCCGCCAGAGTTCCCGGTTTGTCTATGTGATGAGCGTGCTTCTGGTGGTGATCGTGCTTGCGATCGGTATCTCAACCATGAATAATTTCGACAAAATGGAGGCAGTACAGGATTCTATTGAAACCCTGTCCCAGTCTGTGGGAGGCCAGGAACAAATGGAAGAAGCCGTATCAGAGGCGGAAGAAAAGAGCGCGCCTGAAGAGCAGGAAGAGGCAGTAGAGGAAGTTGGGCAAAAGGAGGAAGAACTGCCGCAGGCTGCGATAGAGGCTGGGCTGGGCGAGGAGGATTTCTATACTGTGGAGAAGGGAGATACCCTGGACAGTATCAGCATAAAGATCTACGGAGACGCCAGCCACGTGGAGGCGATCTGCAAGATGAACGGCTTGTCAAATGGCAATCTCATTTTCATCGGTCAAAAATTGCTATTACCATAG
- a CDS encoding DNA cytosine methyltransferase has protein sequence MKTTAEMTLGSLFDGIAGFPLAARRQGIKTVWVSEIEPDCIDIAKRHFPEALQLGDITQIDGAKIPVVDIISFGSPCQDLSVAGKQTGLDGSRSGLFMEAVRITREMREKTNGQYPKYIIWENVAGAFSSNKGEDFRRVLEEITQSNISMPKSGKWATAGMVGNEGPGGGTFSVPHGDYLTLNFGECPNVENVSTLSMILETDVPDKYFLSAKACWGIIRRAETRNKEIPVILKIALLERIAEEWQRTQTDK, from the coding sequence ATGAAAACCACGGCAGAAATGACACTGGGAAGTCTTTTTGACGGAATAGCCGGGTTCCCATTGGCGGCCAGGCGGCAGGGTATCAAAACGGTATGGGTAAGCGAGATAGAGCCGGATTGTATAGACATAGCAAAGCGGCACTTCCCGGAAGCCCTACAACTGGGAGACATTACGCAGATAGACGGGGCAAAAATCCCCGTTGTGGATATTATCAGTTTTGGAAGCCCTTGCCAGGATTTGAGCGTTGCCGGAAAACAGACGGGGCTTGACGGTTCCCGTTCCGGCTTATTCATGGAAGCCGTGAGAATAACCAGGGAAATGAGGGAAAAGACAAATGGACAATATCCAAAATATATCATTTGGGAAAATGTGGCCGGGGCTTTTTCAAGCAATAAAGGCGAGGACTTCCGCCGGGTCCTGGAAGAAATCACACAGAGCAACATTTCAATGCCTAAAAGTGGGAAATGGGCAACCGCCGGAATGGTTGGAAATGAGGGACCAGGGGGGGGGACGTTCAGTGTACCGCATGGCGATTACTTGACGCTCAATTTTGGGGAGTGCCCCAACGTAGAAAACGTATCTACCTTGTCAATGATTTTGGAAACGGACGTGCCGGACAAATACTTTTTGAGTGCGAAAGCGTGTTGGGGTATCATTCGCAGGGCAGAGACGAGGAACAAGGAAATTCCGGTAATTCTGAAAATAGCCTTACTGGAACGGATTGCAGAGGAATGGCAGAGGACGCAGACGGACAAATGA
- a CDS encoding CvpA family protein, with protein sequence MNWVVVTVGLIFLLCILMGIYKGAVRIAVSLATTILTLVIVFFASPLVADLIEDKTPLDEMIQDQALSTMAGAAGVLSGGESGEGISEDEVRQALSAAGISEDTLEEYGISVEDIVNGNISGSELAEYGISSRVLEGLGGEESETTEDMIESADIPRDVQIAAIEAADLPQIFKNLLTENNNDEIYADLGVQTFAQYVGSFLAKLIINILAFLGTFILVSLILRAIVFALDIVSNLPLLGLVNRLAGGAVGAVGALIIVWVLFILVTLLYMTSTGKEAARMIQENGFTKLLYEYNPLMKLAINL encoded by the coding sequence ATGAACTGGGTTGTAGTAACAGTAGGACTGATCTTTTTGCTCTGTATCTTGATGGGGATCTACAAAGGAGCGGTGCGGATCGCAGTGTCTCTGGCGACAACGATTTTGACCCTGGTGATCGTTTTCTTTGCGTCTCCGCTGGTCGCGGATTTGATCGAGGATAAAACTCCGCTGGATGAGATGATCCAGGATCAGGCACTGTCTACCATGGCCGGAGCGGCGGGGGTACTGTCCGGCGGGGAATCCGGGGAAGGGATTTCGGAGGATGAGGTGAGACAGGCGCTTTCGGCTGCGGGGATCAGCGAAGATACACTGGAGGAATACGGAATCTCTGTGGAGGATATTGTAAATGGAAATATCAGCGGCAGTGAGCTGGCGGAGTATGGGATCTCCAGCCGCGTCCTGGAAGGGCTTGGCGGCGAGGAGTCAGAGACGACGGAGGATATGATCGAGAGTGCGGATATTCCGAGAGATGTTCAGATCGCGGCCATCGAGGCGGCAGATCTGCCCCAGATCTTCAAGAATCTTCTGACAGAAAATAATAACGATGAGATTTACGCGGATCTCGGAGTGCAGACTTTTGCCCAGTATGTAGGAAGCTTTCTGGCGAAACTGATCATAAATATCCTGGCATTTCTGGGAACCTTTATCCTGGTTTCCCTGATCCTGCGGGCGATCGTCTTTGCGCTGGACATTGTGTCAAACCTGCCCCTGCTTGGACTGGTCAACCGGCTGGCGGGCGGAGCTGTAGGAGCTGTCGGCGCGCTGATCATCGTGTGGGTGCTTTTTATCCTTGTCACCCTTCTGTATATGACATCCACGGGAAAAGAGGCTGCCCGGATGATCCAGGAGAATGGATTTACAAAATTATTATATGAATACAATCCGCTTATGAAGCTGGCCATAAATCTCTAG
- a CDS encoding ParA family protein, producing MKTVAIINLKGGVAKTTTAVSLAELLAEGDKRRKRPGSRVLLFDNDKQGNASRIFGAYEREQEAGACRIIKTGRIAGNIRDTEVENMDIVACNYFMELAELEIKADTVNTQHGRYKSALGEIDGKYDFCIIDNPPDLGMNVINAMVAADEIIIPVCLDAYSLDGLEELVEQINQIRALNPKTRLAGVLITDYEKSDTSEAAESWIRAKSGCPVFSQKIRHSKKAKDATFYRLTPLHYSIRSGAAQDYKAFAAEYVQKFGGPAAGERS from the coding sequence ATGAAAACGGTAGCAATTATTAACTTAAAGGGCGGCGTTGCCAAGACCACAACCGCCGTGTCCCTTGCGGAATTACTGGCAGAGGGGGACAAGAGAAGAAAACGGCCTGGCAGCAGGGTATTGTTGTTTGATAACGACAAGCAGGGCAACGCTTCCCGGATTTTCGGAGCGTATGAGAGGGAGCAGGAAGCCGGGGCGTGCCGGATTATTAAGACCGGACGAATTGCCGGGAACATCAGAGACACCGAAGTGGAGAACATGGACATTGTGGCGTGCAATTATTTCATGGAGTTGGCAGAACTGGAAATAAAGGCCGACACCGTGAACACGCAACATGGGCGTTATAAGTCTGCCCTGGGGGAGATAGACGGGAAATATGATTTTTGCATTATCGACAATCCGCCGGATTTGGGCATGAATGTGATAAATGCCATGGTGGCGGCAGATGAAATAATAATACCCGTATGCCTTGACGCCTATTCACTGGACGGCCTGGAAGAGTTGGTGGAGCAGATAAACCAGATAAGGGCACTCAATCCCAAAACCAGGCTTGCCGGGGTCCTCATAACAGACTATGAGAAATCAGACACAAGCGAAGCGGCGGAAAGTTGGATAAGGGCAAAGAGCGGTTGCCCGGTATTCTCTCAAAAAATCAGACATTCCAAGAAAGCAAAGGACGCCACATTTTACCGTTTAACGCCGTTGCATTATAGCATACGCAGCGGAGCCGCCCAGGATTATAAAGCATTTGCGGCGGAATATGTGCAGAAATTTGGCGGACCGGCAGCAGGGGAAAGGAGTTAA
- a CDS encoding DNA cytosine methyltransferase, whose protein sequence is MKLDFGRTADRIYINAKTSVTLMGNAGGGGGKTGLYLLPVYTIAGNVIGRNEKNGGNQLGVNQDIAPTLTGADRHAVAYAAGFLPKAGAKAGGIGYTEGASPTLMSQHRPAVVYGYTQSGYGEFKEGVGTLKKSRGAAGGGSETLAVIMERIAAAVKYRVRRLTPLECERLDGFPDEWTRYGASGKEMSDNARYMALGNSIAVPCAERVFIGIKKAESEE, encoded by the coding sequence ATGAAATTAGATTTTGGCCGCACCGCAGACAGAATTTATATAAACGCCAAAACAAGTGTAACGCTCATGGGAAACGCCGGGGGCGGTGGTGGGAAAACAGGCTTATATTTACTTCCCGTCTACACCATTGCCGGAAATGTGATTGGCAGGAATGAGAAAAACGGCGGCAACCAGTTGGGCGTAAATCAAGACATAGCCCCAACGCTTACGGGTGCGGACCGGCACGCCGTAGCGTATGCCGCCGGGTTTCTTCCGAAAGCAGGAGCAAAGGCCGGGGGAATTGGATATACAGAGGGAGCAAGCCCAACGCTTATGTCTCAACACCGCCCGGCGGTAGTGTATGGATATACACAAAGCGGTTATGGAGAGTTTAAAGAGGGCGTGGGCACATTGAAAAAGAGCCGAGGGGCAGCAGGGGGCGGAAGCGAAACCCTTGCCGTGATAATGGAACGGATTGCCGCAGCGGTTAAATACCGGGTCCGCCGCCTTACGCCGCTTGAATGTGAACGCCTGGACGGGTTCCCGGACGAATGGACAAGGTACGGGGCAAGCGGCAAAGAAATGTCCGACAATGCCCGTTACATGGCACTGGGAAATAGTATAGCGGTTCCATGTGCGGAGCGTGTTTTTATCGGCATAAAGAAAGCAGAAAGCGAGGAATGA
- a CDS encoding DUF5711 family protein translates to MGDKRNRKLHIVREAEEGRQEPEEQGGRKRSYKILMAAGAVLLLAVAIFLVIHLQTYDTVRVEETYKIDGVTDSSYEEFAKGVLKYSRDGVSYLNTQGEERWNQPGQFKNPFVDINGTTAAIADKGGNNIMVVQESGVKGEIETTRPIEKIAVSRQGIVSAILKNEDSPQVICYDTAGNILVEHQTSFAGTGYPVDVALSEDGETMMVVYLSVNGGTYKSSVAYYNFGKSRDTFADHQTAYKEYEKTILASGFYLDGSVSAVVGDNCLTIFKGIEQPEEATTVSLDKEIKSVFHSEKYIGLILKNKGKKGYELCLYNASGKKVMSEDFSGDYGNIKLSGNQVIMYAGRKCSIFLSSGVKKFEGEMDNDILEILPISGVNKYIVMNANGMEDIRLVK, encoded by the coding sequence ATGGGAGACAAAAGAAACAGGAAGTTGCATATCGTCAGGGAAGCGGAAGAAGGGCGGCAGGAGCCGGAAGAGCAGGGCGGAAGAAAAAGAAGTTATAAGATTCTTATGGCGGCAGGAGCAGTTTTACTTCTGGCTGTAGCAATTTTTCTCGTAATCCATCTTCAGACCTATGATACGGTGCGAGTAGAGGAAACTTACAAGATCGACGGCGTGACAGACAGCAGCTATGAAGAATTTGCCAAAGGCGTTCTGAAATACAGCCGGGATGGTGTCTCTTATCTGAACACTCAGGGGGAAGAACGGTGGAATCAGCCGGGTCAGTTTAAGAATCCTTTTGTGGATATAAATGGTACGACGGCGGCAATTGCCGATAAAGGCGGAAATAATATTATGGTGGTACAGGAAAGCGGCGTGAAGGGAGAAATCGAGACAACACGCCCGATTGAGAAGATTGCGGTATCCAGGCAGGGGATCGTAAGCGCCATTTTGAAAAATGAGGATTCGCCGCAGGTAATCTGTTATGATACGGCGGGGAATATTCTGGTGGAACATCAGACTTCCTTCGCGGGAACTGGATATCCGGTGGATGTAGCCCTCTCGGAGGACGGGGAGACGATGATGGTTGTATATCTCAGCGTAAACGGCGGAACATACAAGTCGTCAGTGGCGTATTATAATTTTGGGAAATCCAGGGATACATTCGCAGATCATCAAACCGCTTATAAAGAATATGAAAAAACAATCCTGGCTTCCGGGTTCTATCTTGACGGATCCGTATCTGCCGTAGTGGGAGACAACTGCCTGACCATATTTAAAGGGATAGAACAACCGGAGGAAGCAACGACCGTTTCTTTGGATAAAGAGATCAAGAGTGTTTTTCACAGTGAAAAATATATCGGGCTGATTTTGAAAAACAAAGGGAAGAAAGGATATGAGCTGTGTCTGTATAATGCTTCCGGGAAAAAAGTGATGTCGGAAGATTTTTCCGGGGATTACGGAAATATCAAATTGTCCGGAAATCAGGTTATCATGTACGCAGGGAGAAAGTGCAGTATTTTCTTATCCAGTGGCGTGAAGAAATTTGAGGGTGAGATGGATAACGATATTCTGGAGATACTTCCGATCAGCGGTGTGAATAAATACATTGTGATGAATGCAAACGGTATGGAAGACATACGGCTTGTAAAGTAA
- a CDS encoding helix-turn-helix domain-containing protein, whose protein sequence is MRKGAKRLNYADRQRIESMKKSGAKVTEIAQAVGVHRATIYNELKRGGEPYRAEIAQRAL, encoded by the coding sequence ATGAGAAAAGGAGCGAAGCGGCTTAATTATGCAGATAGGCAGCGGATTGAGAGTATGAAGAAATCCGGGGCAAAGGTTACAGAGATTGCCCAGGCGGTGGGAGTACACCGGGCCACTATCTACAATGAATTGAAGCGTGGCGGAGAGCCTTACCGTGCAGAAATAGCACAGAGAGCGTTATAA